The Glycine soja cultivar W05 chromosome 9, ASM419377v2, whole genome shotgun sequence sequence CAAAACGTCTTCCATTGTATGCTCACGTTTCCAATTAGCAAGCATAGGAAACAAATGTGGCTCAACCTGGTAATTTAGTAATTAATGAGTTCAATTCCAAACACCACAGTAATAAAGCCTATGCAAGAATTGTCTCTTACCGCTCCAGTTTCTTGATTGACACATGTCATGTTAATCCTTGTTTGAAATCTAACAGATGGAGGATTGTCTGGATAATCCTTGCCACAAAACAATTTCAACTGGTGGATACGCCCTTCATGAACAGTCTGGTAAAAATAACATGATGGGCAGGAGAAACAAGCCATGTCAATATATTATTTGGTAGATACTACTATACTAGTTTTAGTTTTGCTTAGCAGCTAGAAAGTGAGACACATTATTAgtggaattaaaaaataactagtgaacataaaagggaaaataatccATATAATGGAGTAAAAATCCATTATAACTTTCTATAAGCAAAGAGGACAGAGAAAATGGGATTTAATTATTTAGaaatactaatttatttttcatttaatatctGTCATTATCTcacctattatttttattatttcatccaAAACATTTCCATGTTATGATCACTTGCTTTGAAACAACCACCACCAAAGCTTTTTCTTACAAGGTTCATTGAAAGCCTAATAATTGTGGGAAGAAGAATCATGATTGGCAAATATTTAAAGCTTTGAAAATCAATTCCGTATTAATAGAAAATCATAAGAGAATTATCTGGTCAAGTGTGGGCAAACAGATAAGAGACCATTGTGTTAGTTGATAGGATTATTGTATTCCTAAGAGAAATTATGCAGATTTAGTTAGTCCCCATTTGGATagcattgaaatttgaaaacccATATGCAGGAAGTAGAACCATGTTGCACAGTAGTCCTATTTTTTCCATTAttccataatttttatttgaaaatcaatTCTGGGTGAATAGAATTGATCTTGACTTCTAGAGAGAAGTGAAAAATCATTGGCCTTTCCAATGAGCTCTACCAAAAACAAAGGACACAAATTTCTATTCTAAGTTCTAACACTATGATATGACAACATTTTTGTATTACCTTCTACACTATTCATTCCTTCTTCACAAATCATCTTAGCAAAATGAACCaacaaaaagaaattcattTGAAACAGTATAAGAATATCAAATTGTTCAGAATGTCCACAATAGGAATGACAAATTTCAGATGTTTTAAAACCATTTTAATAGACTTAAACGTAAATAAGTATACATTTGGTTTTACTAATATTTGACCtaataaaatgtattatttttatacaagtgGAACCTTTAGTTATAACTTAACATCCAACATTTCAATCCATATATGCCAGAGTTTCACATGTCTATGTCTAAAGAACATAAATACCAATTTACTGATTATTAATCTATAACATATTACTGAAAGATATATTAAACAAGTCCCCAcggaaattcaaaatatttattttgtcatAGAAGCTGATAGGGATGTTAGCTGGAGATTCCAATGTGtcaaaaataactaataaaagaaaaataaattattatttcagaAAAGCAGAGAGCAGCTTACACCAGGGGGCCCAATGATAGTCCCAGTCCAAGATTGCATGTATATGTCGTCAGCGTCATCCATTCCATAGCTAACAGTTCCATCCCCAATTCCCTTCTCACCTCTCTCAAGCTCTTGCAATAATCTGAAATTCCTAGGAACTGCAGGGACCAATTAAGAAGAGTAAATTTCAAATCTAAGTTCTATTAAATCCTTCAAAGCTGTTTAATTGAAATAGTTGCAATATGACTGATGAAGGCAATCGTTGATAACTTacatttttatagaaaaaattaaaaaagagattTTATGAGAATAAAGGAAAAATACAACTAGTGAGGAAAGATATTctccaaaacagaaaaaaaaaaagatacaacaaaaatatttgtgaaGACAATGCAGCGTAGCAAAGCTGTCCAACCTCTTTGAATGTCAGCAATATAAACTCATTGAAAAGCCATAATCCAAAAACCAATAGAAAGCTATTCACAACTTACATTAGTGATACAGTCTAAGTAAAACAAATGGGAATATGAACCACATTGCAATGGTTAAGTTGCAAACATTAAGTCATCAGTACATATCATCCTTTAAGTTCATTTATCATTATTACAGAATATGCTAAAGGTCACTATTCATCcataatatacataaatatatgtataaagagagagagagagagagagagattaatgcaagttatatatatatatatatatatatatatatataaaattcaatCTGTGTTGTTTTGGAAGGTATATAATGAAGGCAAAGGAAGCTTCGTGAATCAAAATAGCAGAGGGGCAGCGGCATTAAGCAGAGAGGATGCAAAGCACAGAAAGTGTGATGTAATAGTGGCAACTATCAcataatattgttttaattaaataaaaattcaatctGTATGGTTAGTGTAAAAATGTTTTACAAAGACAACCAATCACATGTCTACAATTTGCCACATCAcataatattgttttaattaaataaaagttgtAAAAGCAGGATCTCTACTTTTCACGCCTCTCAAGGTTCTGCAGTTGCCTCTGCCCCTTCCGTAAAGAGCTTTTCGACCTAGTATTGATGTCTGGAAAAAGTTCATTGGGGTGCCGGGTTTCCTAGTTTCTACGTTTATTGGGGGTATTGCATATggaaagtattttaaataaggTTAGAGAAATTTATGGGAACAGAATGGTATTGTGGCATTTAAACAAACATTACATGTTCAGGTGCACAAGGTTCGCCAATGTGTTGCTTTGGAAGGTATATAATGAAGGCAAAGCAGGAAGGCAAAGGAAGCTTTGTGAATCGAAATAGCAGAGGGGCAGTGGCATTAAGCGGAGAGGATGCAAAGCACAGAAAGTGTGATCTGCGTGGTTTAAGTAAACAGAACATGATACattcacaatttttaattaattaaaacaatatcAAGTGATGTGGCAAATTGTAGACAATGTGATTGGTTGTTTGTGTAAAACACCTTTACAATGACAGTGTATGGACATTAatctcatatatataatatatttacaaaCTGCATAAAATAAACTTCCTCCTTAGATGTATCCTTCGCCTTTAAaacatatcaaaagaaaataccaAATTTTCTTTGTTACTATTCTTTCTTGAGGAAATTTCATAAACTAGGAGCAATTTTTTGAAGTATGAAATCGGTAGGCAGTTGCAAAGGTTAACTGAAGACAACAAAACACTGAGAATAGGTAGTATATACAATCATGGAAATTGGCTAACAATGTTTGAAGTTATATGCAATCGGGGCAACTTTTATCACCTTTCCTCATGTACACACCTTCCTAATAGCAGGTCTAGTGCAGTGCAGTATCAACATTCtctatttttaaagataaatatgtGATGAGAGATATATTTATCAGACAGGAGTCATTAACGGTCTCAGATTTGTCAATTTCCCCTCAACACCATCTACCAAAATAATGAGATCTTAGGAAGCTCACCACCACAAAGCCTCCatccaataacataatattattGGAGTACCACTACAGCTTTTGTATTGAACTACATAGAACTAAACCTAGTGTGTAATAAATAAGTTGCTTTTTAAAGGGTATGACACAATATAGGAAATAACTAATACTTTCTTGATTCTCAATTAATATTAAACCTGACACTGACAAGCTGTGCATACAAGTTCATTGTGATAAATCGAAGATGACACAAAACATAAGTTAACTCCACAACACTGTATGACTAAGAAGATAACAGaattaactaattaagaaacaaataaaacaagatGGCATAATCATTGTACCACAGCAACATAATTTAGGTTTGTCCAGTAAGTTGAAGAAATATAGTTCCAGAATATtactatatttataatttcacaaaaaaaaaaaaacagtacgtAAACAGATGGCAGCACTAGGACTTAAGCTGTGATGGAGTAACTAAATTTTGAGCATTAGAAACAGTGCAACAAATTTCTTTTACtattaaattagattttatCAAGTTGCAATCCACAACCACATTTGTGACcgcaaaatgaaaaaattgtggTCTCCACACCCTATTGCGGCTGCCTCAGCTGCAATATCAAGGATTGCATATTCACAATTCACGACAAAATTGCAACTGCAATCCCAACCAATTGCAATTTAAAACACTGCATGGACTGTCTGCAGCAACTCAATTGCTACATGCAGCAAGCATTATATAAAC is a genomic window containing:
- the LOC114425900 gene encoding ubiquitin-conjugating enzyme E2 variant 1A-like, with product MGSEGSSVVVPRNFRLLQELERGEKGIGDGTVSYGMDDADDIYMQSWTGTIIGPPGTVHEGRIHQLKLFCGKDYPDNPPSVRFQTRINMTCVNQETGAVEPHLFPMLANWKREHTMEDVLIQLKREMMSPQNRKLTQPPEGNEEARVDQKGLVVRCCIV